One Desmodus rotundus isolate HL8 chromosome 4, HLdesRot8A.1, whole genome shotgun sequence DNA segment encodes these proteins:
- the SFRP5 gene encoding secreted frizzled-related protein 5, which yields MRAAAGGAGAAALALLLGALRWVPAHGQEYDYYGWQTEPLHGRSYSKPPKCLDIPADLPLCHTVGYKRMRLPNLLEHESLAEVKQQASSWLPLLAKRCHSDTQVFLCSLFAPVCLDQPIYPCRSLCEAVRAGCAPLMEAYGFPWPEMLHCHKFPLDNDLCIAVQFGHLPATVPPVTKICAQCEMEHSADGLMEQMCSSDFVVKMRIKEIKIENGDRKLIGAQKKKKLLKAGPLKRKDTKRLVLHMKSGAGCPCPQLDNLAGSFLVMGRKVDGQLLLMAVYRWDKKNKEMKFAVKFMFSYPCSLYYPFFYGAAEPH from the exons ATGCGGGCGGCGGCGGGGGGCGCTGGGGCGGCCGCACTGGCGCTGCTGCTTGGGGCGCTGCGCTGGGTGCCAGCTCATGGCCAAGAGTACGACTACTACGGCTGGCAGACCGAGCCGCTGCACGGGCGCTCCTACTCCAAGCCGCCGAAGTGTCTCGACATCCCCGCCGACCTGCCGCTCTGCCACACCGTGGGCTACAAGCGCATGAGGCTGCCCAACCTGCTGGAGCACGAGAGCCTGGCCGAGGTGAAGCAGCAGGCGAGCAGCTGGCTGCCACTGCTGGCCAAGCGCTGCCACTCGGATACGCAGGTCTTCCTCTGCTCGCTCTTCGCGCCCGTCTGCCTGGACCAGCCCATCTACCCGTGCCGCTCACTGTGCGAGGCCGTGCGCGCCGGGTGCGCGCCGCTCATGGAGGCCTACGGCTTCCCCTGGCCGGAGATGCTGCATTGCCACAAGTTCCCCCTGGACAACGACCTGTGCATCGCTGTGCAGTTCGGGCACCTGCCCGCCACCGTGCCTCCAG TGACCAAGATCTGCGCCCAGTGTGAGATGGAGCACAGCGCCGACGGCCTCATGGAGCAGATGTGCTCCAGTGACTTTG TGGTCAAGATGCGCATCAAGGAGATCAAGATAGAGAATGGGGACCGGAAGCTGATTGGAgcccagaaaaagaagaagctgCTCAAGGCGGGCCCCCTGAAGCGTAAGGACACTAAGAGGCTGGTGCTGCACATGAAGAGCGGCGCgggctgcccctgcccacagctGGACAACCTGGCCGGCAGCTTCCTGGTCATGGGCCGCAAGGTGGACGGCCAGCTGCTGCTCATGGCTGTCTACCGCTGGGACAAGAAGAACAAGGAGATGAAGTTTGCTGTCAAATTCATGTTCTCCTACCCCTGCTCCCTCTACTACCCCTTCTTCTATGGGGCAGCTGAGCCCCACTGA